The following proteins are encoded in a genomic region of Clostridium kluyveri:
- a CDS encoding ABC transporter permease, with amino-acid sequence MLKNILIRYSTIIALLLLIIGLSVTTPDFLNPGNLINIFSQSAILALVSVGLCLVVAAGGIDLSVAVAFDIGGMVSVLLLEAGSGWLIAIIFGLLSGAIVGAFNSFLVLKVKITIFLATLGTLFIGQSIEKIITKGGTPVYMPEMDGVFKFLGDGSIFVVQKWGGQIDFKFSVILAILVSVLVHFLLKKTILGRYLYAIGSQSEAAKLSGVPVKKYTFYAFVLCSVICALAGIVGASAVKSYVPLSGSYYLMDAIGAVFIGSTLNEKGFVDVPGTLVGVIFYGVVSNGLSLEEINFYWQSVAHGLLMFSVLILNSYRVIFIRKASVV; translated from the coding sequence ATGTTGAAAAATATTTTAATACGATATAGCACTATAATAGCATTATTATTATTAATTATAGGACTTTCTGTAACTACTCCTGATTTTTTGAATCCTGGTAATTTAATAAATATTTTCAGTCAATCAGCTATACTTGCTTTAGTATCTGTAGGATTGTGTCTAGTCGTTGCAGCAGGAGGAATAGATCTTTCTGTAGCTGTGGCATTTGATATTGGAGGCATGGTATCTGTGTTGTTATTAGAAGCAGGTTCTGGATGGCTAATAGCCATTATTTTTGGACTGCTTTCAGGGGCTATTGTAGGAGCTTTTAATAGCTTTTTGGTGTTGAAGGTTAAGATTACCATATTTTTAGCTACACTGGGAACTCTTTTTATAGGACAAAGTATAGAAAAAATTATTACTAAAGGAGGAACACCTGTATATATGCCAGAGATGGATGGAGTATTTAAATTTTTAGGAGATGGAAGTATATTTGTGGTACAAAAATGGGGAGGGCAAATTGATTTTAAATTTTCTGTAATTTTAGCTATTTTGGTATCAGTACTTGTACATTTTTTGTTGAAGAAAACCATATTGGGCAGATATTTATATGCCATTGGCTCTCAAAGTGAAGCCGCGAAGCTTTCTGGTGTTCCCGTAAAAAAATATACCTTTTATGCTTTTGTACTATGTAGTGTAATCTGTGCATTAGCTGGAATAGTTGGAGCTTCTGCAGTAAAATCTTATGTTCCCCTTAGTGGAAGCTACTATCTGATGGATGCTATAGGTGCGGTTTTTATTGGAAGTACTTTAAATGAGAAGGGTTTTGTAGATGTACCAGGTACATTGGTTGGAGTAATATTTTATGGAGTTGTATCCAATGGTCTTAGTTTAGAGGAGATTAATTTTTATTGGCAAAGTGTAGCTCATGGGTTGTTAATGTTTTCTGTATTAATATTAAATTCTTATAGAGTCATTTTTATTAGAAAAGCTTCTGTTGTCTAA
- a CDS encoding ABC transporter permease, which yields MTQLAVNAKSLKFTNILFKYCGYIIFIVLAIVFSIISPSFLQLQNILNILNQASVLGIVASGMTIILIGGGTHVIRGGIDLSLGNNLAISSVIITYLISKNYSFLVIIGISVVCSLFIGFINSFMIVKLKIIPLLATLSMMYLLQGTELLISGNKPIDVSNPIFQFLSSGSFLFLPSSVWVFILVEIILYILLNKSAFGNWINAVGGNPEAATISGINVKFILSLTYIIASISALIAGVLAASRLSGSVPGIGDVMLFDILLSAYMSAIFSHTSVPNIPGTILSALFVEMLTNGFTLINVPTYWVYAVKGVLILMAVAITTTQQRRLN from the coding sequence ATGACTCAATTGGCAGTAAATGCTAAGTCCTTAAAGTTTACTAATATTTTATTTAAATATTGTGGATATATAATATTTATTGTTCTGGCTATAGTATTTTCAATTATTTCACCATCTTTTTTACAATTGCAAAACATATTAAATATATTGAATCAAGCTAGTGTCTTAGGAATTGTTGCCTCTGGAATGACTATAATATTAATTGGAGGCGGTACTCATGTTATCAGAGGAGGAATCGATCTATCACTAGGAAATAATCTTGCAATCAGCAGTGTTATTATAACTTATTTAATAAGCAAAAACTATTCTTTTTTAGTGATAATAGGAATAAGTGTAGTTTGCAGTTTATTTATAGGATTTATAAATTCTTTTATGATTGTAAAACTTAAAATAATCCCTTTACTTGCAACATTGTCAATGATGTATTTATTACAAGGAACTGAACTGCTTATTTCTGGCAATAAGCCCATAGATGTGTCTAATCCTATATTTCAATTTTTATCAAGTGGAAGTTTTTTATTCTTGCCAAGTTCAGTTTGGGTATTTATATTAGTTGAAATAATATTGTATATACTTTTAAATAAATCAGCATTTGGAAATTGGATAAATGCTGTAGGAGGAAATCCTGAAGCTGCAACAATATCAGGTATTAATGTAAAGTTTATTTTATCTTTAACTTATATTATTGCATCAATAAGTGCATTAATTGCAGGTGTACTAGCTGCTTCTCGGCTATCTGGCAGTGTGCCTGGAATAGGAGATGTCATGTTATTTGATATATTACTTTCAGCTTACATGAGTGCTATTTTTTCACATACTTCTGTACCCAATATTCCAGGTACGATTCTTAGTGCATTATTTGTTGAAATGCTTACAAATGGATTTACCTTAATAAATGTTCCAACATATTGGGTTTATGCAGTTAAAGGTGTCTTAATATTGATGGCGGTAGCAATTACTACTACACAGCAAAGGAGGTTAAATTAA
- a CDS encoding sugar ABC transporter ATP-binding protein: MSEEYILEMINIQKEFPGVKALENVTLQIRNAEIHGIVGENGAGKSTLMKILAGIYSQDSGQIKFNGEIKEHLTTKIVDKMKIHFIHQERYIVPHLTVAESLFLGIEPTYSHLKLLNRKSMEKEAEVILKEKLGIVISGNRLMGNLTVGEQQLIQICRALLNDPKIIVFDEPTAVLPKQEADRLFSIIRELGKKIAVIYISHYLGEVLDLCHRITVLRNGTKVKTMDCNGLEVKDIVVMMIGRNIENQFPPKKRWKKEVLLNVKGLTHSGQFTDVSFQVHSGEIIGITGLMGSGHTDVGKAIYDSSGIVGGAVEFNGRQLLKNSPEKSVALGIAYIPEDRRKLGVIQNMSVRENITISSLKKISDKGIINNTYEHDKVHELIEKLGIRTFSQETAAGLLSGGNQQKVAIGKWLNSDSKLFILNELTSGVDVGAKVEIYSIISEMAEQGAGIILISQDIQELVGLSDRILVMYRGKVINEFDGNSITTNEVFISMMGGNKNDSIGSKC; encoded by the coding sequence ATGAGTGAAGAATATATTTTAGAGATGATAAATATACAAAAAGAATTCCCAGGAGTTAAGGCTCTTGAAAATGTTACTTTACAAATCCGTAATGCTGAAATTCATGGAATTGTGGGAGAAAATGGAGCTGGAAAATCTACTTTAATGAAAATACTCGCAGGAATTTATAGTCAAGATAGTGGACAGATTAAATTTAATGGGGAAATTAAAGAGCATTTAACAACGAAGATTGTAGATAAGATGAAAATACATTTTATTCATCAAGAAAGATATATAGTTCCTCATCTAACTGTTGCAGAGTCTCTATTTTTAGGTATTGAGCCTACATATTCTCATCTTAAATTATTGAATAGAAAATCAATGGAAAAAGAGGCTGAGGTAATTTTAAAAGAAAAATTAGGAATTGTTATTTCAGGAAATAGATTAATGGGTAATTTAACTGTAGGTGAACAGCAGTTAATTCAGATTTGCCGTGCATTACTTAATGACCCTAAAATAATTGTTTTCGATGAACCTACTGCAGTGCTTCCAAAACAAGAGGCAGACAGACTATTTTCAATTATACGAGAATTAGGTAAAAAAATTGCAGTTATTTATATATCCCATTACTTAGGTGAAGTGTTAGATTTATGCCATAGGATTACGGTTCTCAGAAATGGTACAAAAGTTAAAACTATGGATTGTAACGGACTGGAAGTTAAGGATATTGTAGTTATGATGATTGGCCGAAACATAGAAAATCAGTTTCCACCTAAAAAAAGATGGAAAAAAGAAGTTCTGTTAAATGTGAAAGGATTGACTCATAGTGGGCAATTTACTGATGTGAGTTTTCAAGTTCATAGCGGGGAAATAATCGGTATAACAGGGTTGATGGGATCTGGACATACTGACGTAGGCAAAGCTATTTATGATAGCAGTGGAATAGTTGGTGGAGCTGTAGAATTTAATGGGAGACAATTATTAAAAAATAGTCCTGAAAAATCAGTAGCGCTGGGAATTGCATATATACCTGAGGATAGACGAAAGTTAGGTGTAATTCAAAATATGTCTGTTCGAGAAAATATAACTATTTCAAGCTTAAAAAAAATAAGTGACAAAGGAATAATTAACAATACATATGAACATGACAAGGTACATGAACTGATAGAAAAATTAGGAATTCGTACTTTTAGTCAGGAAACGGCTGCCGGTCTGCTCAGTGGTGGAAATCAACAAAAAGTTGCCATTGGAAAGTGGCTAAATAGCGATTCTAAGCTTTTTATATTAAATGAGTTAACTTCAGGAGTTGATGTAGGTGCAAAAGTAGAGATTTACTCTATTATAAGTGAAATGGCCGAACAAGGAGCAGGAATAATATTAATTTCACAAGATATACAGGAGTTAGTGGGATTGTCTGATCGTATTTTAGTAATGTATAGAGGAAAAGTTATAAATGAATTTGATGGAAATAGTATAACAACAAATGAAGTATTTATTTCTATGATGGGGGGAAATAAAAATGACTCAATTGGCAGTAAATGCTAA